GGAGCATCCACAGCCGGCCGTCCTGGATCGTGAATTCGATGTCCTGCATGTTCTTGTAGTGGCCCTCGAGGCGGGCCCGGATCTCGCGCAGGGCCTGGTACGACTCGGGCATGACCTCTTCGAGGGTCGGCAGGTCCTTGGCCTCGTTGCCGGCCGGCAGCATCTCGCGACCGGCCTTGTTCAGCTGCTGGGGCGTGCGGATGCCGGCCACCACGTCCTCGCCCTGGGCGTTGACCAGGAACTCGCCGTAGAAGTGGTTCTCCCCGGTCGACGGGTCGCGCGTGAAGGCGACGCCGGTGGCCGAACTGTCGCCCAGGTTGCCGAAGACCATGGCCTGGACGTTGACCGCCGTGCCCCAGTCGTGGGGAATGCGGTTGATGGTGCGGTAGTCGATGGCGCGCTGCACGTTCCACGAGCGGAACACGGCGGCGATGCCGCCCCACAGCTGCTCGAAGGGATCGTCGGGGAAGTCCTGGCCGGTGGCGGTCTTGACGATGCCCTTGAAGGTGGCGATGAGCTCCTTCAGGTCGTCGACGCTCAGTTCGGTGTCCAGCTTGACGCCGCGGGCGGCCTTGATCTCGTCGATGGCGTGCTCGAACTTCTCGCCCTCGACGCCCATCACCACGTCGCCGTACATCTGGACCAGGCGGCGGTAGCTGTCGTAGGCGAAGCGGGGGTTGCCGCTCTTCTCGGCCAGGCCGGCGACGGCCTCGTCGTTCAGGCCGAGGTTCAGCACGGTGTCCATCATGCCGGGCATGGACACCCGGGCGCCGGAGCGGACGGAGAACAGCAGCGGGTCGCTCGCGTCGGCGAAGGTCTTGCCCATGACCTTCTCCACCTTGGCGAGGGCCTCCTTGACGTCGGCCTTCAGGGCGTCGGACAGGGCGCGGGTCTTCTGGTACTCGATGCACTGCTCGGTCGTGACCGTGAATCCGGGCGGCACCGGCACCCCGAGGCTCACCATCTCGGCGAGGTTCGCACCCTTGCCGCCCAGCAGGTTCTTCATGCCGGCATGGCCGTCGGCCTGCCCGTCACCAAAGAAAAAGACCCTCTTGCCGCTCATGACGTCTCCATCGGTCGAAGTCCAGGAATGCCCCGTGAGCCGGGGGCGTGGCGAAATTTCCACAGAGTGGAAGTAATGACAACCCGAGTTGTCCGTCAAACAAAAAACAAGCTAAAAAAACGGGCCCGATTCGGCGAATCGGACCCGATTTTCATTCTCTGTGCGCAGCCGCGGCTCCGGCCGCCGGCAGGCTCCCGCAACCTACCGGATGACGACGATGCGCCCCCAGTGGTCGTCGCGCGCCGGCATCTCGACCTTGTAGAGGTACACGCCCGCCGAGATCTCCGCCCCGTCGCGGTTGACCGTGTTCCAGTAGATCTGCCCGCCGGTCTGGTTGTCCGGACCGAGGTTGATCACGTCGTCGCCCGCCGTGGTGAAGACGCGCACCCGCGAGCCCTCGGGCAGGTTGGTGAAGACCACCAGGCTGCCCTCGCCCCGCGGCACGCCGGCGCCGAGACGCACCGGGTTCGGATACGCGTACACCTCTTCGCCCCACACGTCCGGCGTCACCGGCTCGTTCACGTCGAAGCGCGTCGAGTTGCCTTCGCCGACGAAGGGCGAGAGTTCGTCCCCGGCCCAGCGCGGCGAGAAGAACATCTCGTTGGTGTTGCTCTGGGGCGTCGACAGGGCGGTGTTCCCGTAGTCGAAGGCCGTCACGGCGTAGTAGTACGAGAAGCCGTTGTACACCTCGTCGTCGAAGAAGCGCAGGGTGTCCGGATCGCTCAGGTCGAAGCAGGCCGCGCGCTTGGCGGCGAAGCACTGGGGAATGATCTCCAGGCTGTTGTCGCCGCAATAGCCCTCGTAGCAGTCCTCGGGATTGACCCGGTCGAACAGCCCGACGAGGGTCATGTTCCGTCGGTCGTGGGACGACGAGCGCCACACCGCCCAGCCCTGGAAGGTCTGGGCCACCAGCCGGAAGGTGTCGTTGCGGTTGACCTCGCCCCCGCCGGCGAAGGAGATGCGCAGGCCCAGGTCGAGCCCCCGCAGCTCCGTCGAGGTCGCGGTGCTGTAGGTGTCCTTGAGTTCGAGGACCGTGCCGCCCTCGTAGATGCCTCCGCCGTAGGAGGCCTGCGTGAAGGTGCGGTCGGCCGCGCGCGAGGGCGCCAGCGCGACGCTCGCCGCCAGCAGGGGCTGCTCGGCGTACAGCTGCCAGCTCGCACCCGAGTCGGTCGACTGCAGAAGGCCCCACTTGTCTTCCATCACCAGCATCTCGCCCGGCGCGCCCGGACGCCGGATCATGCTGAAATTGCCCAGGGACGCCAGGTTGGTCGGCTGCAGACCCGGCTCCGTGGCGACCAGGCTCCAGGTGGCGCCGCTGTCGGTGGTGCGGAAGAGGCCCTTCTGGGACACCGCCATCACCAGCACCTGCGGATTCACGTCGTCGACGAGGACCTCACGCGCCGAGTACACCCAGGCGCCCGGGTTTTCCGGGTCCGAGACGAGCAGGTCGCCGTAGAGGTCGGTCCAGTCCTGGCCGCCGTTGGTGGTCAGGTAGACGCCGTGGAAGGCCAGCGCCGCCGCGATGCGGTCCGGGTCGGCCGGATCGACCGAGAAATCGTTCACCACGCCCATGCCGTAGGTCCGGTTGACCTCGGGCACGTCGAGGTTGTCGGGCACCTCGAGCACCGACCGGGTGAAGGACGCGCCGCCGTCGTCGGAGAGGAACACGCCCCAGTTGGGCATGGCCACCAGCAGACGCGACGATTCCCAGTTCAGGGCCGAGACGCGGTAGGTCGTGACGGGCGTGGCGGCGGGATCGAGTTCCGACGTCCACTGGGTGAAGGTCTGGCCGCCGTCGGTGGTGACGAAGAGGCCGCCGGTCGCCGTGCCCACCGCGAAGGAGTCGTTGTCGCCCGGGGCGACGGCGATCTTGGTCACGACGCGCCGGGTCCCCAGCACGTCGCTGCCCACCTGGCTCCAGTTGGTGCCGTTGTACACGTAGACGCCGCTCGGATTGCCGTCGAGGGTGGTGCCGCGGGTGAAGGCCGCGACCATGAACTCGCCCGTCCCCCGGTCGAGGGCCACGGTGTTCGTGCGCAGCCAGGTCATCGGCAGGCCGTTGTTGACCTGCGCCCAGCCGCCGAGCGGATCGTTGCGCCAGATGCCGCCGTTGTTGGAGATGTTGATCTGGCCGCCGATGGTGCCGTTGGTCGCCGGCCCCTCGTTCTGCCACTGGATGGTGATGCTGGTCGCGTTCGGGGCGCCGACGAGGCCCGAATCGGCCGTCGTGAACTTGAACACGCGGTCGACGCGGTCGCCGAAGCCGCCGTCGACGGACACGTCGAAGTCGAGGGTGTCGTTGCCGGAGAGGCTGTAGCAGGTGGCCTGGTCGAGGTTCAGGTTCGGCCAGCTGATCGTCAGGCCCTGCTTGCCGGTCGTCTCGAGGCGCAGGTCGACCGACGCGGGAGAGATCAGGTAAAGCGAGTCCGCGGCGCAGACCTCCGGCGGGGTCTGGGCCTCCGCCGACCCCGCCCCCAGCATGGTCAGGGCCACGGCCGCGACCGCTCCCGTCCGGAAAGCTGCGGATTTCACGCTTCCGAGGTTCATTCAAGCCTGCCTTTCGCGAGTCTTGTCGCCGTCCCGGCCGATCGGAGCGGCCGGGACGCGGTGCCGTCGTCGTGCGCGGCCTACTGGTTGATCTGCAGACCGAAGTACTGCAACACCCACCGGATCGCCTTGCGGCTCTCCTCGTGGTCGAATCGGTACGGGTCGAAGCCCCAGAAGACGTCGGCCTTCTGGTTCGGCTTGTCCTGGATCATCTTGTAGGACATGTAGCCGAACACGCGGCCGTTGGTCTTGGCCGTGCCGTAGATCTGGCCGCCGTACGGATCGAGCGCCAGCGGACCGCAGTCGTCGGCGATCTCCGCGTCGGTCCAGCGGCTCGAGGGCCAGTCGGTCTCGCCCCGCGACCAGCGGTACTCCCGGATGTAGTCGAACCGGGCGATGCCACGGAACATGGGCTGCACGCACAGGCCGTTCGGGCTGAAGTCCGGATCGCATTCCTGCGGCACGATCGGCGTGCTCCGCGAGGTGATGTTGGCGTCGATGAACTCGTCGCGGTTGAACGGGAACGCCGTGCCGAAGAGCTTCATGGTGTCGGCCGCCGCATCGACGTAGTCGTGCCAGTCGATCTGCGGCTCGGTCCAGATGGTGTCGGCCACCACGCCGGGGCCGATCAGGTGGTACTCCTGGAAGGCCGGATCGAGCACGAGCCCCTTCAGGCCGACGCACTCGGGCGTGCGGTCGAAGCGGGTCACGTTCTGGCGGTTGTAGATGTACTTGGTCGCCGGCGCCGTCCAGTCGAGGGCGGCGATGCCCGCGGTGGAGTACGGGTACTGCAGGGGCCCGCGCAGGACCCGCGTGCCGTCGGGCCGCTCGTTGGTGCCGAAGCCCACCACGAAGGACTGGCCGTTGAGCTGGAACGTCTCCTCGCGCGTGTTGAACACGATGGGCGTCATGTAGTTGGGCAGGCCCTCGAGGTACGACTCCATGGACGACTGGCCCACGTAGAAGAGGTTGCCGCCGCGCTGCTGGTACGGCGTCATCCAGACGTACCGGTCCCGTCCGCTGATCGGCCGCATGCCGGAGTCCGGGTCGATGAACATGCGCTGGGCCGTGTCGTTGAACTCGGCGTAGCAGAGGACGGTCTTGTAGCCCACGAGGTCGGAGAACTTGACCTCGTCGGTGTGGTCGCGCCAGTCGCGCTCCCAGTTCAGGCCCTCCACGCCGCCGGTGCCGGCCTCCAGGAAGCGCCACCAGGGGTTCCGGTACGACTCGTCGTTGCGCGGGGCGCCGTTCTGGTCGGGCCAGTTCTGCACCAGGCGGTCGACGGTCGCGTCGATGACCATCAGGTTCTGCTGGAACGCCGGGTCGACGAAGGGCACCACGCGCAGGGTCCGCGTCGAGACCGTCACCTGGCCCGAGTCGTCGACGACCCGCACCGTGAAGGTGTGCAGACCTTCCTGGAACGAGCGCTCCTCGGCGAAGCGGTTCTGCTCGGACGTGCCCGGCGGCACCGCCCAGCCCGGATCGTTGGGATCGTTCACCGAGATGAGGTCCCAGCCGTGCCGGTAGGAGGCGATGCGCCCGTTGTAGGCCTCTGCCGAGGCCGACCACGAGAAGTTCAGCGGCTGCCCGCCGGCGATCTCCTTGGGCAAAGTCTCGGTCGACTGGCTGGTGCCGAGGAAGGGCTCGGACAGGGTCACGATCGGCCGGTAGAAGTTGGCGAAGATCTTGACGTGGGCGACTTCCTGCTGGTACCCCAGCCCCACGCTGCGGGCGCCGGCGGTGTCCTGCACCTGCACGGCGAAGAGGAAGTACTCGCCGTTGGGCTGGTTGTCGAAGGCCACGCGCCGGTCCTCGTCCAGCGGCGCGTAGGGAATCCAGTCCGACCACTCCGGATCGTCGAAGCTCAGGACCTCGTCGTAGTAGAGGTTGTACTCGTTCCGCGTGCGGATGGCGTTGCCGGCGTCGTTGATGGCCGGCTTCCAGACGAAGCGGGCCTGGGTCGGCACGCGCAGGTCGAAGTCCGGATCGCGGCCCGACCAGCTCATGTTCACCGTCGGCGGCACGTTCATGAAGCCCTGGCTGTTGAGGTTCGGGTACACGGCCCGGGCCACCGGCACGAGGGTCGTCGCGGTGAACGACATCATGGCCGGCGTCGGATCGACGGCCCCGCGGTCGTCCATGGCCCGCACGAAGATCGTGTGGGAGCGGAAGCTCCGCGGCGAGGTCGTGTCGCCGGGGAAGCCCGACTGGTCGGCCAGCACGAGGAACGTGGAGTCGTTGGCCGTGGTGAAGTTCCACGGATGCAGCACGGCCCCCGTCAGGGGGTCGACCGTCAGCGTGTCGCGGGGGCTGATCCCGTCGACGCCGTTGTCGCTGATCTTCCACTGGTAACCGACGATCCGGCCGTCCGGGTCCGAGCCCGTCCAGTTGAACTGGACCGCGAAACTCGCCTCCAGCAGCGTCGGCGGCTGACCGGTGATCCGGGTGTCCGGCCGCGCGTTGGGGATCTTCGATCCACCGAGCTCGGTGTCCACCGAGCACCCCGCGGCGACGACCACCAGGGCCAGCGCCAGCACCATCGCAATGTTCCGCCTGATCATTGAGTCACTCCTCGGTCCTCAGGTCACCATGAAGTGGAAGCCTAGGGCATCTCGCACGTGTACGTGCCGGTTCCGTAGTCGATCACGAGCCGGAAGTCCATGGAAATGGGCTCCGCCAGCGGATGACTCGACATCGCCCCCCGCGAAAGGGGCAGACTGCCCTGCAGGCCCGGCATCCCGGAATCGCAATCGCGCCAGGAAGCCGTCCCGGCCAGCGAGACGGTCGGCCGCACCTGCTTGAAGTAGTTGTAGGAGCCCGGACGCCGCGGCGTCGTGTTGCACTGGGTCTGGTCGATGGCCACGACCCGGATCTGCCCGTTGCCGAACTGCTTGACGGTGGCGTCGAAGATGTCCTGGGCGATCGCGGGATCGCCCCCCGCCTGGATGAACGTCAGCAGGGTCAGGTAGGTCGCCGGACCGCTGGTGACCAGCGTCGTGGGCACCACCACGTCGACCTCGAGCCGCCACAGGCCGCTGGCCGGGTCGATCCGCAGCCCCACGCCGTCGCCGGCCGCACCCCAGGTGGGCGAGAGGATGTCGTCGTTGCCGCCGCCGTCCTTGATCTGGTTGAACGGGTCGCACTCGTAGTCGATCTGGTAGGCGAACGCCCCGGAGCGCCGCAGGGCCAGCGACCACGCCTCGCGGGCGTCGTCCTTGCTGTGCAGCAGGATCGTCATGCGGTACAGCTTGGCCTGGACCACGTACTTGGTGCCGGCCTGGTCGTCGTTGGTGTCCGAGACGTTCACGAAGTACGTCTGCTTGTCGACGAGCATGAAGAGGTCCTGGATGTACTGCAGGGCGTCGGCCTGGGCGCCGGTCGCGGTGACGCGCATCTCCGGCGTGTCCTGGAAGCAGGGGTGCGTGGCCGGATCGTCGATGCACTCGAGGCTCAGGTTGTAGGCCGAGGTCATCGAGGTCTTGGGCTGGAACTCGATGCACTGCAGGCAGGGCGGGTAGCCCACGTCGAACGTCAGCTTCGCCGGCGAACCGTCGCGGCGGTCATGCTCGTCGACCGACTGCATGTTGAAGGTGTAGGACGAGGACGGCCCCACCATGAAGCCGAGGGTGTCCGCGGCCCAGCAGGTGTCGCAGGTCGCGGGCCAGGTCGGGTCGCGGTCGAGCACCGACGACTCGGTCGAGAACGAGAAGGTGCCGCCGAAGAAGTTGCTCCGCACGCCCTGCACGTAGCCGGCCAGGCCGACCGGCTTGGTGGGGTCCTGGATGGCGTCGCGCGGGTCGTCGCGCGCGAGGGCCTTGACGACCACGTAGCTGCGGTCGGGGATCCGGTCGCCCGATTGGAACGGGTAGCGGGTGGGCTCCGCCTGGGTGTCGTTCAGCAGGGTGTAGTACGGGTACTGCTGCGGGTCCTCCGGGTGGGCGAAGTCGGTCTCGCCGTCGAGGACCAGCGTCTGCGGGTCGTAGTTCACCACGAAGGAGAAGCCGCGCGCGAACTCCGCCACCTCGACCCCGGCGATGTCGATGGAGTTGACCTCGAGGGACACGCTGCCGCTCGGCAGCAGCTTGCGGAAGGGGCTCGAGCCCGAGTCGTTGTTCTCGAAGCGCAGGGCCGTGGCCGGGCCGAAGTAGCTGAAGCTGTCGCCGGTCGCCTCGTTGAAGCGGCGCGGATGCCAGCAGTCCTGCAGGCTCGGGAGGCAGCCGCCGCCGAGGTCGCCCAGGAGCTGCCACTTGTAGCCGAAGAGGCCGTCGTCGACCGGCGGCACGGTGTCGAGCAGGGCCAGCGCCTCGGGGGCGTAGCCGCGGATGTTGGGCGACGTCCCCTCCCAGTGCACCTCGTAGGGGAAGCCGTAGCCGACGGTGTCGCGCTCGCCGGCGGCGAAGTCCTTGCGGGTGCCGTTCTCGAGCACGCGGTAGAAGTTGATCGACGGGTTCCCGAGGGTGTTGCTGAAGAAGTGCAGCCGCGCCGGCGTGCGGTCGTAGGCGCCGAAGTCGTCGATGGCCACCATGTGCAGCGTCATGTCCGCGGCCTGATTGGTGCCCTGGTCGATGGTGAAGTTGAAGACCGAGTCGGTGCGCGTGGTCCAGTTGGCGATCTCCAGGGTGGACGCATCGAGGGCCGGATTGAAGTTCTGGTCCTCCTCGTCGTCGGTGGTGTCGTCGTCCTGGATCGTGGTGTCGGTCAGGGCCCACACGAAGCGCTCGACCCGGCCGTCGGCATCGGAGCCGTACCAGAAGACGTGGAAGTGATAGTACCCCCCACCGTCCTCGATGGGCGCGCCGATGATGAAGGTCTCGGGCGGCTTGTTCACGATGACCGCTTCGGGCTCGAACGCCCGGCAACCGGTCAGGAGCAACGCACCCAGAACCGCCGCAAACAGCAGTCCCGCATAGGAATTTCGCCTGTTGATCATACTGGCAAACGCCCCCTCGGAAGCATTTTAGGGACTTCAGGTTTGTTTGCCGCCGCTACGGTGGGACAAGCGGCGGAAAAATCGGGCTCGCCGACCCCCCGGGCCCCGGATCCGGCTCCGGGCGCGGCACGGGCGGGCTACGTGGGATAGGGCAGCGTCCTGCCTCGGCAATGACTTCTGAAATATAGGGATTGGGTCCAGCCGGTGTCAACCTCAAGGTTCCGCGAATTCCCTGCGGCCAAAGGCGTTCGGCGGCCGGAACGGAGCCGCTCCCCCGCCCCGCACAAAAGCGGGGCGGCTCCCGCAGGAGCCGCCCCAGACAGTCCGGCTGTCGAAGGAATTCCCGCAGGAACTACTTCACCAGAGCCATCTTGTTGACCTGGACATTGTTGCCCGAACGCGCCTCGTAGAAGTACACGCCGGAGGCAACGTTGCTGCCCTGGTTGTTGGTGCCGTCCCACATGACGAAGTCGGTGCCAGCGGCAACCTGACCGTCGATGAGGGTCTTAACCAGCTGACCACGCACGTTGTAGACCTTCAGGGTCATATGACCGGCCTTCGGCATGGTGTAGCTGATCTTGGTGGCAGGGTTGAACGGGTTCGGGTAGTTCGACACGGCGAACTTCTCGGCACCCGGCACCGGCGTCGGGGTCGAGCCAGGCACGATCCCGATCGCGTCGAAGATATCCGACAGCACCCGGGCACGAGCCGACAGACCGGTGGTGTTGGCCGGCGACTCATCGGGGTTGTCGTAGATGAACATGAAGTCGTACGGGAACGAAATCACGTTGTTGGTGGTGTTGTACACGTTCAGGGTCGCAGCCGAGAACGAGTAGGCACCAGCGCCGCCGTTCGGGTCGGTGAACTCAGCCAGGCGCTCCGCACCCGCACGCGTGGTGACCGCGTCGAAGGTGTTGATGCCGAAGCAGCCGCCGTACGCGATCCAGGACGAGATGTTCGAGAACACCGAGTTGCCCGCGATCGTGACGACCAGCGGAGTCGTCTGGTTGTTGATGAAGCTGCGGGCGTCCTGCGCGAACGCGTTCACGCCCATGACGTCCTCGGAGAAGGCCAGACCAGCGGCGCCGGCGTTGATCGCCAGATCGCTGACCAGGTCGTCGCCCGTCATCACCAGGTTCTTGTTGCCCGTACCCAGCCAGGCCAGGACGGCGCCGATGTCGTTGCCGGCATCAGCGGCGTAGTCGCCGTTGGACAGGGTCGTGGTGCCAAGGTCACCGGCGGTGTACAGCATGTTGTTGTAACCCTCGAGGGACAGACCACTGGTCCGGCCGCCGATACCGTTACCGACACTCGAGCTGGGGCCGTTGGTGTAGTAGATGTCGTAGTCCGAGCCCAGGCCCATGCCCAGCTGGCCCAGCGCCGCGTACCACTCGGCCTCGCCGCCGCGGTTCGCGAAGTCGTTCCAGAACAGGGTCTGCGGAGCCTTCTTGGCGCCACCATCGTCGGAGATCGTCGGCAGGGCGTGGATGGTCATGGTGCTGTTGTAGCTCAGAGGACCACTGAAGTCGCCGAAGCCGCTGATGTCGGCCGGGAAGGTCGCGTACTGGATGTCCGCACCGACCTGGTCGCCCGCACGCACGTACCAGTGCAGCACGTCGCCGGGGAACAGGGCGCCGGTGTCCGGAATATCGAACGCCCAGGCGTCCGGATCGGCGATACCCGAGGCACCGACGGCAGGGCCGAGGGCCGGGATCATGCCGGAGGTCGGGAACGTCCGGTAGGCGTTGAACTCGGGGTTGGCGTTGATCGAGTAGTGGAACTCGGGCGTGCCCGCGAGGGTCGCACCCGAACGCACGGGCACGATGTCGATGACCATGGAGTCACCGGGATCGTTCCGCAGGTGGGCCGCCAGCGAGATGTTCCGGGCCATGTCGAAGCGGACATGCAGACCGCCGAACGTGGCCGGGTTCACTTCCTGGTTGATGTCGAAGGACACTTCGTTCTCGGGGAAGTTGTCGTTGGCCAGGTCGATCTCACGGGTGGAGACGCCAGGACCGACGTACGGGAAGACCTTCACCGCGAAGTTGTCGAAGTAGGGCGCAGGGTAGCCGTCGTTGCCGGTGTAGCCGAAGGCCCAGCCCAGCTCGTAGCAGCCCGTCTGCACCTGGATGACGTCGCGACCGGCGTTCATCAGGTCGGTGACGTCGTTGGTGACACGGAGGTAGTCCGGGCCGCCGAAGTAGACGAAGTTCCGGTCCAGCCAGGGCTGCTCGGAGAGAACCTGAGCACCGTTGCCGGCGGAGTCGTCGGTGTCGGCGGAGCGGACGCTCCACGTGTAGAAGATACCGGGCGCGTCGACCGAGAGGTCTTCGTGGCGGTACGCGTCGAAGGAGTACAGCATGCCGTCGTAGCTGGCGTTCGGCCAGGTCATGACGGGGGAGTTCAGCCACACGTAGATGTGGCTGGCCGGGCCAGCGAGACCACCGGTGGTGTTCACGATGTAGCCGGCGGGGCCGTAGCACCAGTTGATGCACGTGGTGCCGCCGGTGCCGGGCACGACCAGACCGTCGTCGATGAAGGCGACCTGGTTGCTGTAGTTGGTGTTGCAGGGATCCGCGTCTTCCAGGTTGTCCCAGATCTTCGCGAAGTCGCCGACACCGTCGGGGAAGTCGATGAACCAGTCGAAGGTCGACAGGCCCTCGACGTCCAGCACGCCACCGACGTCCTGGAAGTCCGTGAAGCTGACGATGTCAGTCTGACCGGCCTGGGTCACGGTGACCGTGATGTCGTCGACCTGGCAGGCGCCAGCCGTCGGCCACGAGCAGTCCGCATCCGACCAGCCGCCGTCCGACTGCACACGGAAGACCATGTACACGTCGGTGCCGCCGACCAGCTCGGCGGGCAGGTAGGTCAGGCCGTTGTTCACGGCGACCGTACCAGCGCCGTCCCAGCTCTGGATGTCGGTGTAGCCCAGGTTGCCCTGGATCTTGGCGCTCAGGCGGGTGTAGTCGTAGCCGGGCTCGGTGTCGTGCTGCAACGTGGCAGTCACGTTCACCGAAGCGCTCGAACCGGGATCCGCGACGGTGATGCGGCAGCTGATCAGGTCGTGCCAGCTGTTGCCGTAGCCACCAGCGGGATCCAGCGAGTCGTCGCAGCTCGGGAAGCTGATGTCGCCACACCAGGCGGCCAGGTTGCTGGCCACGGTCTGGTTGTAGTTGCTCAGCTGGAAGTGCGTGACGGTCGGCTGGGTCACGTCCTCGGTGGTCCAGCCGGAGGCGCCACCGTTCAGGGCGCCGCCGGACTCGAAGTCGCCGATGTAGGCCGCACCGGAACCGGTGGGACCCATGACGTCGATCGTGTCACCGGCAGCCTTGGCGAAATTGGCGCTCCCGCCGTGGAGAGTGGAGTTGCCCTTGGTGACATACGGCATCTCGCCGGCGAACGCACTCAGGGCAAACACCATCGCCAGCGCGAGAGCAGCGAACATGGTGAATTTCTTCATTATTTTCCCCCCATCGTCGGCACGGGGCCGACACATGGTTAGGCGAACGATTGATGTGCCGTGGTGAAGGAATTCAGGCTCCACCGGGCACATGACGGGCGACAAAGGGTTCCCAACTGT
This genomic interval from bacterium contains the following:
- a CDS encoding T9SS type A sorting domain-containing protein; amino-acid sequence: MKKFTMFAALALAMVFALSAFAGEMPYVTKGNSTLHGGSANFAKAAGDTIDVMGPTGSGAAYIGDFESGGALNGGASGWTTEDVTQPTVTHFQLSNYNQTVASNLAAWCGDISFPSCDDSLDPAGGYGNSWHDLISCRITVADPGSSASVNVTATLQHDTEPGYDYTRLSAKIQGNLGYTDIQSWDGAGTVAVNNGLTYLPAELVGGTDVYMVFRVQSDGGWSDADCSWPTAGACQVDDITVTVTQAGQTDIVSFTDFQDVGGVLDVEGLSTFDWFIDFPDGVGDFAKIWDNLEDADPCNTNYSNQVAFIDDGLVVPGTGGTTCINWCYGPAGYIVNTTGGLAGPASHIYVWLNSPVMTWPNASYDGMLYSFDAYRHEDLSVDAPGIFYTWSVRSADTDDSAGNGAQVLSEQPWLDRNFVYFGGPDYLRVTNDVTDLMNAGRDVIQVQTGCYELGWAFGYTGNDGYPAPYFDNFAVKVFPYVGPGVSTREIDLANDNFPENEVSFDINQEVNPATFGGLHVRFDMARNISLAAHLRNDPGDSMVIDIVPVRSGATLAGTPEFHYSINANPEFNAYRTFPTSGMIPALGPAVGASGIADPDAWAFDIPDTGALFPGDVLHWYVRAGDQVGADIQYATFPADISGFGDFSGPLSYNSTMTIHALPTISDDGGAKKAPQTLFWNDFANRGGEAEWYAALGQLGMGLGSDYDIYYTNGPSSSVGNGIGGRTSGLSLEGYNNMLYTAGDLGTTTLSNGDYAADAGNDIGAVLAWLGTGNKNLVMTGDDLVSDLAINAGAAGLAFSEDVMGVNAFAQDARSFINNQTTPLVVTIAGNSVFSNISSWIAYGGCFGINTFDAVTTRAGAERLAEFTDPNGGAGAYSFSAATLNVYNTTNNVISFPYDFMFIYDNPDESPANTTGLSARARVLSDIFDAIGIVPGSTPTPVPGAEKFAVSNYPNPFNPATKISYTMPKAGHMTLKVYNVRGQLVKTLIDGQVAAGTDFVMWDGTNNQGSNVASGVYFYEARSGNNVQVNKMALVK